One stretch of Pseudomonas fluorescens Q2-87 DNA includes these proteins:
- a CDS encoding bifunctional diguanylate cyclase/phosphodiesterase: protein MIEDTGNDSTVLTPGSSTRSFTRRTLPAIMFLLFAMSALAIAVLLNITQAQDQRAREQSLFFAQRAIDGIRTGIGRDLNDYSKWSDAYRHLHVKVDKTWAYDEENVGSSVYSLYGYQAVFVISPAGKTVYSVIDGQMSDTDAGTWLAGDLKALRKKASTPDKRDEVIVELLHHGDAPAFVAASAISTGTDNSVREIPGPPSLMLFVKVLDPGSLQNLARDFVLPEAHIARTPGPDETAQWVLDPLSQEALAWRPLTPGQDLRKVLLPLLVVALLILGILALLVLRHALAMLREQERQYASVLAHRKALERSEERFRDIAEVSSDWLWEVDSNGALTYLSERFEQVTGFAPREWLGKPLHRLLHPHGGSISIAQWLLGGANSGASVPLLCEYTARNQRVRTCKLSVRAIDAGTLGFRGTATDITDELRALAQIKHLSLHDPLTGLANRNRLFDCLSEHLDPANGAPLALLNLDMDRFKPVNDSLGHAVGDKVLKEVAHILQQNVRGTDLVARLGGDEFVIVMPNPGSAQDLDQLCARLIDCMQRPMHLDGNTLYLGMSIGVAWSQPGETRADELLRHADIALYAAKAAGRNTWRVYVEAMGDLARDRRRYEQQLRDAMQGDQLELRYLPRFDMNAEQLHGFEAQTFWHHPEKGELGGSDFIPVAEASGQLEELGAWMLINVCEEAATWPPAVSVSVAVSPKWFNSSFLLNQVQTALQASDLAPHRLTLEVAEGVLLSDHQTVATTLHALKDLGVRINIDKFGTSIASLREVLNQPFDGIRFDRNILSQLGLEHDHEGVLAMIRLSRSVGLMVTAEGIENARQFSQLRSVACDHVQGPYFGSALPRSEMASFFTTPRWL from the coding sequence ATGATTGAAGATACTGGCAATGACTCAACCGTTCTTACCCCGGGTTCGTCTACCCGAAGCTTCACCCGTCGTACCCTGCCGGCCATCATGTTCCTGCTGTTCGCCATGTCCGCACTGGCAATCGCCGTACTGCTCAACATTACCCAGGCGCAGGATCAGCGCGCCCGTGAACAGAGCCTGTTTTTTGCCCAGCGGGCCATTGACGGCATCCGGACCGGTATCGGCCGGGATTTGAACGACTACTCCAAATGGAGCGACGCCTACCGGCACCTGCACGTAAAGGTGGACAAGACGTGGGCCTATGATGAGGAAAACGTCGGCAGTAGCGTTTATTCGCTTTATGGCTATCAGGCCGTGTTCGTCATTTCCCCGGCAGGCAAGACCGTCTATTCCGTCATTGACGGCCAGATGAGTGATACCGATGCCGGCACATGGTTGGCCGGCGACCTGAAGGCGTTGAGGAAAAAGGCCAGCACCCCGGACAAGCGCGATGAGGTGATTGTCGAGCTGCTGCATCACGGCGATGCGCCAGCATTCGTTGCCGCCTCCGCCATCTCCACCGGCACGGACAACAGCGTGCGCGAAATACCCGGCCCCCCCAGCCTGATGCTTTTCGTCAAAGTCCTCGACCCTGGATCCCTGCAAAACCTGGCAAGGGACTTTGTCCTGCCCGAGGCCCATATCGCCAGAACGCCAGGCCCGGATGAGACCGCCCAATGGGTCCTTGATCCGTTAAGCCAGGAAGCCCTGGCATGGCGCCCCTTGACCCCTGGCCAGGACCTGCGCAAGGTTCTGCTGCCGTTGCTGGTCGTGGCACTGCTGATCCTGGGAATCCTGGCGCTGTTGGTGTTGCGCCATGCCCTGGCCATGCTGCGCGAGCAGGAACGCCAGTATGCCAGCGTCCTCGCCCACCGAAAGGCGCTGGAGCGCAGTGAGGAACGTTTCCGGGACATCGCCGAGGTGTCTTCTGACTGGTTGTGGGAAGTCGACTCGAACGGCGCACTGACTTATCTGTCGGAACGTTTTGAACAGGTGACCGGGTTCGCCCCCCGGGAGTGGCTGGGCAAGCCCCTGCACCGGCTGTTGCACCCCCACGGCGGATCGATTTCGATCGCCCAATGGCTGCTCGGCGGTGCCAACAGCGGCGCCTCGGTACCGCTGTTGTGCGAGTACACCGCGCGCAACCAACGTGTGCGCACCTGCAAACTTTCCGTGCGGGCCATTGATGCCGGCACCCTGGGCTTTCGTGGCACCGCCACCGACATCACCGACGAGCTGCGGGCACTGGCCCAGATCAAGCACCTTTCCCTCCACGACCCGCTGACCGGGCTGGCTAACCGCAATCGTTTGTTCGATTGCCTCAGCGAACACCTGGACCCGGCCAATGGTGCGCCCTTGGCGCTGTTGAACCTGGACATGGACCGGTTCAAGCCAGTCAATGACTCCCTGGGGCACGCCGTGGGCGATAAGGTGCTGAAGGAAGTGGCCCATATTCTTCAACAAAACGTGCGCGGCACCGACCTGGTGGCCCGCCTGGGCGGTGATGAGTTTGTCATTGTCATGCCCAACCCCGGCAGTGCGCAGGACCTTGATCAACTCTGTGCACGCCTGATCGACTGTATGCAACGGCCCATGCACCTGGACGGTAATACTTTGTACCTGGGGATGAGCATCGGCGTTGCCTGGTCGCAGCCGGGCGAGACACGGGCAGACGAGCTGTTGCGCCACGCCGACATCGCCTTGTACGCGGCCAAGGCGGCAGGCCGTAATACCTGGCGCGTGTACGTGGAGGCCATGGGAGACCTGGCCCGCGACCGTCGGCGATATGAGCAGCAACTGCGCGATGCCATGCAAGGCGACCAACTCGAGCTGCGCTACTTGCCGCGCTTCGACATGAATGCCGAGCAATTGCACGGCTTTGAAGCCCAGACCTTCTGGCATCATCCGGAGAAAGGGGAACTGGGCGGCTCTGACTTTATCCCGGTCGCCGAAGCGTCGGGCCAGTTGGAAGAGCTGGGGGCCTGGATGCTGATCAACGTCTGCGAAGAAGCGGCGACTTGGCCGCCAGCCGTCAGCGTCTCCGTCGCCGTGTCGCCCAAATGGTTCAACAGCAGCTTTCTGCTCAACCAGGTGCAAACGGCCCTCCAGGCGAGCGACCTGGCGCCTCATCGCCTGACATTGGAAGTCGCCGAAGGCGTCCTGCTGTCCGACCACCAGACCGTCGCCACGACGCTCCATGCGCTCAAGGACCTTGGCGTGCGAATCAACATCGACAAGTTCGGCACCAGCATCGCGTCCCTGCGGGAAGTATTGAACCAGCCGTTCGATGGCATTCGCTTCGATCGCAACATCCTCTCGCAACTGGGCCTGGAGCATGACCACGAAGGCGTCCTGGCGATGATCCGCCTGAGCCGCAGCGTAGGGCTGATGGTCACCGCCGAAGGCATCGAGAATGCCCGCCAATTCAGCCAACTGCGCAGCGTCGCGTGCGACCATGTACAAGGCCCCTACTTCGGCTCCGCACTGCCCCGCTCGGAAATGGCGTCGTTCTTCACGACACCGCGCTGGCTATAG
- a CDS encoding DUF2238 domain-containing protein, with amino-acid sequence MHTGELPRRYERALLLAFCILWGWLAIAPVKRSDWLAENLLVIALLVVLVSVHRRFSFSRLSATLVFVFLCIHEVGAHYTYAKVPYNAWWQALTGGQSLDQLMGFQRNQFDRLVHLSYGLLLAYPVREALLRVAPVTGFSSYFMAWCLILASSAVYEIVEWLGGAYIGGDTAKAFVGAQQDPWDSQKDMALAALAAFMALLTAAAVSYLRQRDFAREWALRFKAPT; translated from the coding sequence ATGCACACGGGTGAGCTGCCTCGTCGGTATGAACGGGCCCTGCTACTGGCCTTCTGCATATTATGGGGTTGGCTGGCGATCGCGCCGGTCAAGCGTAGCGACTGGCTGGCGGAAAACCTGCTGGTCATTGCCTTGTTGGTCGTCCTGGTGAGCGTCCACCGCCGATTCAGCTTTTCCCGGCTATCGGCCACGCTGGTGTTCGTGTTCCTTTGCATCCACGAAGTGGGCGCCCACTACACCTACGCCAAGGTGCCTTACAACGCGTGGTGGCAGGCCTTGACGGGGGGCCAATCCCTGGACCAACTGATGGGGTTCCAGCGCAACCAGTTCGATCGGCTGGTACACCTCAGCTATGGCCTGCTGTTGGCCTATCCAGTGCGCGAGGCCTTGCTGCGGGTCGCGCCCGTAACGGGGTTCAGCAGTTATTTCATGGCCTGGTGCCTGATCCTGGCTTCGTCGGCCGTTTACGAAATCGTCGAATGGTTGGGCGGCGCCTATATAGGCGGCGATACCGCCAAGGCCTTTGTCGGCGCGCAACAAGACCCTTGGGACTCACAAAAGGATATGGCCTTGGCGGCGCTTGCCGCGTTCATGGCCTTGCTGACTGCCGCCGCAGTCAGCTACTTGCGCCAACGGGACTTCGCCCGTGAATGGGCACTGCGCTTCAAGGCGCCTACATAA
- a CDS encoding thiamine pyrophosphate-requiring protein, with protein sequence MSMTVGDFLVERLYEWGVRRIYGYPGDGINGVFGALNRANGKIRFIQARHEEMAAFMACAHAKFTGELGVCIATSGPGASHLVTGLYDARMDHMPVLAISGQQARAALGGHYQQELDLVSLFKDVAGAFVQQASAPSQVRHLLDRAVRTAVGERRVTALILPNDLQDMEYTAPPHKHGTVHSGVGYRKPSVVPYEEDLRKAAEVLNAGKKVAILVGAGALHATDEVIAIADKLGAGVAKALLGKAAVPDDLPWVTGSIGLLGTEPSDNLMAGCDTLLMIGSGFPYAEFLPPEGQARGVQIDIQPDMLSLRYPMEVSLHGDSADTLRALLPLIETKTDHTWRKKIEHWRESWDKTLEKRALLSAKPINPQRVAFELSPRLPERAIITCDSGSCANWYARDVKIRRGMMCSLSGGLASMGAAVPYAIAAKFCHPDRPVVALVGDGAMQMNNMAELITVAKYWRTWTNGTWVCAVFNNRDLNQVTWEQRVMEGDPKFEASQDIPDVPYHLFAQSIGLKGILVLDGDDVAAAWDEALAADRPVLIEFRTDPDVAPLPPHIKLEQAKKFATALLQGDPNEGGIVVETAKQVLGALLPGHRKDKE encoded by the coding sequence ATGAGCATGACCGTCGGTGATTTTCTGGTGGAGCGCCTTTATGAATGGGGGGTTCGCCGCATCTATGGCTATCCGGGCGACGGCATCAACGGGGTCTTTGGCGCCTTGAACCGGGCCAATGGGAAAATCCGCTTCATCCAGGCCCGCCACGAGGAAATGGCCGCGTTCATGGCCTGTGCCCACGCCAAGTTCACCGGCGAACTGGGGGTCTGCATCGCCACCTCGGGACCCGGCGCGTCCCACTTGGTGACCGGTCTCTACGACGCCCGGATGGATCACATGCCGGTGCTCGCCATCAGCGGTCAGCAGGCCCGCGCCGCTTTGGGCGGGCATTACCAGCAGGAACTGGACCTGGTCAGCCTGTTCAAGGACGTGGCCGGGGCGTTTGTCCAGCAAGCCAGCGCGCCTTCCCAAGTGCGCCACTTGCTCGACCGCGCCGTGCGCACGGCGGTGGGCGAGCGCCGGGTTACGGCGCTGATCCTGCCTAACGATCTGCAAGACATGGAATACACCGCACCGCCTCACAAACACGGCACCGTTCATTCCGGCGTCGGCTATCGCAAGCCCAGCGTGGTGCCATACGAGGAGGATCTGCGCAAAGCCGCCGAGGTCCTCAATGCCGGCAAGAAGGTCGCTATCCTGGTCGGCGCCGGTGCGCTGCACGCCACGGATGAAGTCATCGCCATCGCCGACAAACTCGGTGCCGGCGTGGCCAAGGCCCTGCTCGGCAAGGCCGCCGTGCCGGATGATCTGCCGTGGGTCACCGGCTCCATCGGCCTGCTGGGTACCGAACCCAGCGACAACCTGATGGCCGGCTGCGACACCCTGTTGATGATCGGCTCGGGCTTTCCCTATGCCGAATTCCTGCCGCCCGAGGGTCAGGCCCGGGGTGTGCAGATCGACATCCAGCCAGACATGCTCAGCCTGCGCTACCCCATGGAAGTCAGCCTGCACGGCGACAGCGCCGACACCCTGCGCGCCCTGTTGCCGTTGATCGAAACGAAGACCGATCACACCTGGCGCAAGAAAATCGAACATTGGCGGGAAAGCTGGGACAAGACCTTGGAAAAACGCGCCCTGCTCTCAGCCAAGCCGATCAATCCGCAACGGGTCGCGTTCGAGCTTTCGCCCCGGCTGCCGGAGCGCGCCATCATCACCTGCGATTCCGGCTCCTGCGCCAATTGGTACGCCAGGGACGTCAAGATCCGTCGCGGCATGATGTGCTCGCTGTCTGGTGGCCTGGCCTCGATGGGCGCTGCCGTGCCCTATGCAATCGCCGCGAAGTTCTGTCATCCGGACCGGCCGGTGGTGGCCCTGGTGGGCGACGGCGCCATGCAAATGAACAACATGGCCGAGTTGATCACGGTCGCCAAATACTGGCGCACCTGGACCAACGGCACTTGGGTCTGCGCGGTATTCAACAATCGGGATCTGAACCAGGTGACCTGGGAACAGCGCGTAATGGAGGGCGACCCGAAATTCGAGGCCTCCCAGGACATTCCCGACGTGCCCTACCACCTGTTCGCCCAGTCCATCGGTTTGAAGGGCATCCTCGTGCTCGACGGAGACGACGTGGCCGCCGCCTGGGATGAAGCCCTGGCGGCGGATCGCCCGGTCTTGATCGAATTCCGTACCGACCCGGACGTCGCACCGTTGCCGCCGCATATCAAATTGGAACAGGCGAAGAAATTTGCCACAGCCCTGCTCCAAGGAGACCCGAACGAGGGCGGTATCGTCGTGGAAACCGCCAAACAGGTGCTCGGCGCCTTGTTGCCGGGCCATCGCAAGGACAAAGAGTGA
- a CDS encoding ferric reductase-like transmembrane domain-containing protein, translating to MSTAPPTSAVRFQGWSLFVLLAALVLLMTALTLALNPDLTEGVRSAIRATARSSFALFLLAFTASAFAVLVPSPLSRALVRERRFIGLAFAFSHLVHAVLIYSYGQLNTEFWPGRTTVGNIPGTVGYVFILLLALTSFKSTTRLIGFKAWKRLHVTGMWVLAAIFAYSNFKRIPMSAWYVLPFGLICAATAIRLVGKLAQASKRRQPLPRTV from the coding sequence ATGTCTACCGCCCCCCCAACCTCTGCCGTTCGCTTCCAAGGCTGGTCGCTGTTCGTCCTGCTCGCCGCCCTCGTGCTGCTGATGACCGCGCTGACCCTGGCACTCAACCCGGACCTCACCGAAGGCGTACGCAGTGCCATCCGCGCCACGGCTCGCTCATCCTTTGCCTTGTTCCTGCTGGCTTTCACTGCCTCGGCCTTCGCCGTGTTGGTGCCCTCGCCCTTGAGCCGGGCACTGGTGCGTGAACGGCGCTTCATCGGGCTGGCCTTTGCCTTCTCCCATTTGGTCCACGCCGTGCTGATCTACAGCTACGGTCAGCTCAACACCGAGTTCTGGCCCGGCCGAACCACGGTAGGCAACATCCCGGGCACCGTGGGCTACGTCTTCATCCTGCTGCTGGCCCTGACTTCCTTTAAAAGCACCACGCGCCTGATCGGCTTCAAGGCCTGGAAGCGCCTGCACGTCACCGGCATGTGGGTATTGGCGGCGATTTTTGCCTATTCCAACTTCAAGCGCATCCCGATGAGCGCCTGGTACGTGCTGCCGTTCGGGCTGATCTGCGCCGCCACCGCCATTCGCCTGGTCGGCAAGCTGGCCCAGGCCAGCAAACGCCGCCAACCCTTGCCACGCACCGTTTGA
- a CDS encoding HvfX family Cu-binding RiPP maturation protein — protein MYSRTLQALHTPLDRAGAWLAPLSLRLFLAWEFFESGLEKWNGTNWFADIQSAFPFPFNHVPANWNWELSMWAELLCAVALLIGLGTRFSALVLIIVTVVATAAVHWPADWSSLAELAQGYAITNKGHGNFKLPLIYLVALLPLVLQGAGKLSIDALLDKILQRRHRVA, from the coding sequence ATGTATTCAAGAACCTTGCAAGCCCTGCACACCCCTTTGGATCGAGCCGGAGCATGGCTTGCGCCGCTGAGCCTGCGCCTGTTCCTGGCCTGGGAGTTTTTCGAGTCCGGCCTGGAAAAATGGAACGGCACGAACTGGTTCGCCGACATCCAGTCCGCTTTCCCCTTCCCCTTCAACCACGTGCCGGCCAACTGGAACTGGGAGCTGTCGATGTGGGCGGAGCTGCTTTGCGCCGTCGCCCTGTTGATTGGCCTGGGCACCCGATTCTCGGCGCTGGTGCTGATCATCGTCACCGTGGTTGCGACCGCTGCCGTGCATTGGCCGGCGGACTGGTCAAGCTTGGCCGAGCTGGCCCAGGGTTACGCGATCACCAATAAAGGCCATGGCAATTTCAAGTTGCCGCTGATTTACCTGGTGGCGCTGTTACCGCTGGTGCTGCAGGGCGCCGGGAAATTGAGTATCGATGCGCTGCTGGACAAAATATTGCAACGTCGCCACCGAGTCGCCTGA